A section of the Pochonia chlamydosporia 170 chromosome 2, whole genome shotgun sequence genome encodes:
- a CDS encoding ubiquitin-like protein (HubA) (similar to Metarhizium acridum CQMa 102 XP_007814998.1) — translation MADEPPRRSRSRSPSRRGPRPNRGGFRWKDNNRRNDDRDSGRRRDFRDRSRDRDSGRDRGRGYRDGDGDRDRDRYRDGPRDRNRDRERDNRDRDHKGNRDDNRRGPDRLRSPRRNDRDSRDKGDSKKEKASKPAPAPAAGGEEMIIVHVNDRLGSKSAVPCLPSDTVGQFKIMVAARIGREPNQIMLRRQGERPFKDHITLEDYGISNGVQLDLEIDTGD, via the coding sequence ATGGCAGATGAACCGCCAAGACGATCGCGCTCACGGTCACCATCACGCCGTGGGCCTCGACCAAACCGTGGCGGGTTCAGGTGGAAAGACAACAACCGAAGGAACGACGATCGAGATAGTGGCCGTCGTCGAGACTTTCGCGACCGTTCTAGAGACAGGGACAGTGGCAGAGACAGAGGACGAGGCTACAGAGACGGAGATGGTGATCGGGACCGCGATAGATACAGAGATGGACCCCGGGACAGGAACAGGGACAGGGAAAGGGACAACAGAGATAGAGATCATAAGGGCAACCGCGATGACAATCGAAGAGGCCCAGACCGATTGCGGTCGCCTCGACGAAATGACCGAGATTCTCGAGACAAGGGAGACAGCAAGAAAGAGAAGGCCAGCAAACCCGCCCCAGCCCCAGCAGCCGGAGGCGAAGAAATGATTATTGTCCACGTCAACGATCGTCTAGGAAGCAAATCTGCTGTTCCATGTCTCCCGTCGGACACGGTTGGGCAGTTCAAGATCATGGTAGCCGCTCGTATTGGACGAGAACCAAACCAAATTATGCTGCGAAGACAAGGAGAGCGTCCATTCAAGGATCACATTACATTGGAAGACTATGGAATCTCGAATGGCGTTCAACTAGATCTGGAGATTGATACGGGCGATTGA
- a CDS encoding eukaryotic translation initiation factor 3 subunit EifCa (similar to Neosartorya fischeri NRRL 181 XP_001265147.1) gives MPPPPHQKPENVLKRAHELIGVNQASAALNLLHEHVTSKRSRNVPIVSLEPVMLLLVELSVEQKKGKLAKDALYQYKNISQNTNIGTIELVLKKFIELAVEKVTAAQQKADEVQSSIDATATTNVDDLEATETPESILLATVSGEQSRDRTDRAIVTPWLKFLWEAYRTVLDILRNNARLEVLYQSTAMQAFDFCLKYTRKTEFRRLCELLRNHVQTAAKYSSQMHAINLSDPDTLQRHLETRFQQLNVAVELELWQEAFRSVEDIHTLLSLSKRPPKNVMMANYYEKLTRIFLVGENYLFHAAAWSRYYSLLRQSSVLVASGQGKKADNPPASDADLQKAASFVLLSALAIPVISTSRSRGAMVDFDEARKNKNSRLTHLLGMTQAPTRSRLFRDALSKSLLQRARPEIRDLFNILEVDFHPLSICQKISPILTKIGEDAEMERYIIPLQQVILTRLFQQLSQVYETVDLSFVETLAQFPEPYQVTRGTIEKFIMNGNKKGDLAIRMDHATGVLSFDNDVFSSAKAGSAGSAESETGTVQRLQSTPSDIVRSQLTRLARSLYTTCHYVDPNFNKERVAARQAALQRAKAGAEQERQDILARKEIIQKRKEEASELQARREKENARQKRLREQALQEAEDKRLADEQKEREAKRLQAERDRVRKDELKKQIAELNMADKVLDIDLDDLDNLDTNRLRAMKLAQLEREKNDVNEKLRITGKRFDHLERALRQEEAKKLGEDFAKQIEVDRAIYEKVKVKTLKEAEEKHKESVELKHRLTRLVSIYEDFRSSLHERRRDEFEKRRRDAERELEKQIAARKKEFRDRKLREKREREEKERELQEAEERAAREKEEQRQRDEARKAELAKLKEQRDKERQEMLEKAALQQRREEEALARRKAEKGAVAAAPTRTETPEGRRPPVIGGGSWREREASKNAAAAASASSESRTGPPMERTDSSDRPASGGPPRLQLAGSGNKPSWREREAAKGPGSSSDNAPPPAASRGFGGPRGGATMDRGGSNRGENGRTSSPAPPPTESLPSRTAGKWVPPHLRNKA, from the exons ATG CCGCCTCCGCCGCACCAAAAACCCGAAAATGTGCTCAAGCGCGCTCATGAGCTCATCGGCGTCAACCAGGCCTCCGCCGCCCTGAACCTGCTGCACGAACACGTCACCAGCAAGCGCTCTCGAAATGTTCCCATCGTGTCGCTGGAGCCTGTGATGCTCCTTCTGGTGGAGTTGTCCGttgagcagaagaagggcaaaCTGGCCAAAGATGCCCTTTATCAGTATAAGAATATTTCACAGAACACCAATATTGGAACTATTGAG CTAGTTTTAAAGAAGTTTATCGAGTTGGCCGTCGAAAAGGTCACTGCTGCCCAGCAAAAGGCCGACGAAGTTCAGTCCAGCATTGACGCTACCGCCACTACCAATGTCGACGACTTGGAAGCCACCGAGACCCCTGAGTCCATCCTCCTTGCCACCGTTTCTGGCGAGCAGTCCCGCGACCGTACTGATCGTGCCATTGTTACACCTTGGCTCAAGTTCCTCTGGGAGGCCTACCGAACCGTTCTCGATATCCTCCGCAACAATGCTCGCCTCGAGGTTCTTTATCAGAGCACTGCCATGCAGGCTTTCGACTTCTGCCTCAAGTACACCCGAAAGACCGAGTTCCGCCGCCTCTGCGAGTTGCTGCGAAACCACGTCCAAACCGCCGCCAAGTACTCCTCGCAGATGCACGCCATCAACTTGAGCGACCCCGATACTCTCCAGCGACACCTTGAGACCCgtttccagcagctcaatGTCGCAGTGGAACTTGAGCTCTGGCAGGAGGCTTTCCGCAGCGTTGAGGACATCCACACCCTGCTCAGCTTGTCCAAGCGCCCTCCCAAGAACGTTATGATGGCCAACTACTATGAGAAGCTCACTAGAATTTTTTTGGTCGGAGAAAACTACCTGTTCCACGCTGCTGCTTGGTCCAGATACTACAGCCTCCTCCGACAGTCTTCAGTTCTTGTTGCCAGCGGTCAGGGCAAGAAGGCTGACAACCCTCCTGCTTCGGATGCCGATCTCCAAAAGGCGGCTTCCTTCGTGCTTTTGTCCGCCTTGGCAATTCCTGTCATCAGCACCTCTCGATCTCGTGGTGCCATGGTCGATTTTGACGAGGCTagaaagaacaagaactcTCGTCTCACCCACTTGCTGGGCATGACACAAGCTCCCACTCGAAGCAGACTCTTCCGCGATGCTCTATCCAAGTCTCTTCTCCAGCGTGCTCGCCCTGAGATCCGAGATTTGTTCAACATTCTAGAAGTCGACTTCCATCCTCTGTCAATTTGCCAGAAGATTTCTCCCATTTTGACCAAGATTGGAGAGGATGCTGAGATGGAGCGATACATCATCCCTCTCCAGCAGGTCATCCTTACTCGACTTTTCCAGCAGCTGTCCCAGGTTTACGAGACTGTTGATCTGTCCTTTGTTGAGACCCTTGCCCAGTTCCCTGAGCCTTACCAGGTGACTCGTGGCACCATTGAAAAGTTCATCATGAACGGCAACAAGAAGGGCGACCTCGCCATCCGTATGGACCATGCCACAGGTGTCCTCAGCTTTGATAATGATGTCTTCTCTTCAGCCAAGGCTGGCTCGGCCGGATCCGCCGAGTCTGAAACTGGCACCGTCCAGCGCCTCCAGAGCACTCCTTCTGATATTGTTCGCTCACAACTGACCCGACTTGCTCGCTCGCTGTATACCACTTGCCACTACGTTGatcccaacttcaacaaggAGCGCGTGGCTGCTAGACAAGCTGCTCTGCAGCGAGCCAAGGCCGGTGCTGAGCAAGAACGTCAAGATATTCTTGCCCGCAAGGAGATTATCCAGAAACGCAAGGAGGAAGCATCCGAGCTTCAGGCTCGCCGAGAAAAGGAAAATGCCCGACAGAAGCGTCTCCGTGAGCAGGCTCTTCAGGAGGCTGAAGACAAGAGGCTGGCTGATGAGCAAAAGGAACGTGAAGCCAAGCGTCTCCAGGCTGAGCGTGACCGAGTTCGTAAGgacgagctcaagaagcaaattGCCGAgctcaacatggctgacaaggTTCTGGACATTGAtctggatgatttggataACCTTGATACCAACCGCCTCCGTGCCATGAAGCTTGCTCAGCTAGAGCGTGAGAAGAACGATGTCAATGAGAAACTACGCATCACTGGCAAGCGATTCGACCACTTGGAGCGTGCCCTACGCCAggaggaagccaagaaacttggtgaagactttgccaaacaaATTGAAGTCGACCGTGCCATCTAtgaaaaggtcaaggtcaagaccCTcaaggaggccgaggagaAACACAAGGAGAGTGTCGAGCTCAAGCACCGTCTGACCCGTCTAGTTTCCATCTACGAGGATTTCAGAAGCTCTTTGCACGAGAGGCGCCGTGATGAGTTCGAGAAGCGCCGCAGAGATGCTGAGCgcgagctggagaagcagattgcCGCCCGCAAGAAGGAGTTCCGCGACCGCAAGCTGCGGGAGAAGAGAGAGcgcgaggagaaggagcgTGAGCTGCAAGAAGCCGAGGAGCGTGCAGCCCGCGAGAAGGAGGAACAGCGCCAGCGTGACGAAGCCAGAAAGGCCGAGCTCGCCAAGCTCAAGGAACAGAGAGACAAGGAGCGTCaagagatgctggagaaggctGCCCTCCAGCAGCGTCGCGAAGAGGAAGCCCTGGCTCGCCGCAAGGCCGAGAAGGGAGCAGTAGCCGCCGCGCCCACCAGAACAGAAACTCCTGAAGGCCGAAGACCTCCTGTCATTGGAGGTGGCAGCTGGCGAGAGCGAGAGGCATCCAAGAATGCCGCTGCGGCCGCATCTGCCAGCTCTGAGTCTCGCACTGGTCCTCCCATGGAGCGCACCGACTCCAGCGACCGCCCTGCCTCCGGCGGTCCGCCCCGTCTGCAACTCGCCGGCTCCGGCAACAAGCCCAGCTGGCGTGAACGcgaagctgccaagggcCCTGGCTCATCATCAGACAatgctcctcctcccgctGCCTCGAGAGGATTCGGCGGTCCCCGCGGTGGTGCCACGATGGACCGTGGCGGCTCAAACCGTGGTGAGAATGGCCGAACGTCTTCacctgctcctcctccgaccGAGTCTCTGCCTTCTCGCACTGCGGGCAAGTGGGTTCCTCCTCACCTGAGGAACAAGGCTTAA
- a CDS encoding glyoxal oxidase precursor (similar to Metarhizium acridum CQMa 102 XP_007814996.1) — MTLYRSALAAAAVALVPLTQAWNIELPPCIEPFKPFVYSGCFQDGNPNALIFRSSIDQNNMTVEKCIAECKGNGFRYAGLEYYGVCFCGATVNGAQLDESKCSFPCSGNKTQTCGGDNTLSVYQDPTFPTEDVDVDDYKLLGCYTDDSTKGRTLSYPIDLEPSTFTTKKCLAACEKEGFPFAGVEFGKECWCGVVLANDTAKVDASQCNMPCQGDASDTCGGRGRMNLWVAKDLESLEPCGHKPSTTTTPLPPITTTTKKPSDTTTTQKPTTTTTKPDTTTKKPSTTSTKPDTTTKKPTTTTKPDTTTKKPTTTSTCDDETTTTKKPTTTTKPDTTTKKPTTTTKPDTTTKKPTTTTKPDTTTKKPSTTTKPDTTKKPTTTTKPDTTTKKPTTTSTCDDETTTTKRGTTTKKSTSTSTCDDETTTTRRPHTTTTRRNTSTKPTTTTKRDTTTTRRPHTTTTKRFTTTTKPTTTKKVPHTTTNLCTATVTLPPKCEWKCGNWCAPPLPPWADRNGCTIAQKTCHKQISSCFKNAGWPGSVECFKFKAWCAYIDTYCSSSCPSNKCGKSDCWNKHHGGGKPPGNPPTTTTTVYPCPTTSKPVPTTTKPGPGCPKPTNICTQPTNQRYGYGPGKPVGGIPLPVVDCNDVKEEFDQKPFKFYTDADTRKCPGFPWPQWPNVCAQACKEQYTECVETYIKGCEDGNLYDRSWSSSSSSSSWSGSWSGNGGAAACAVAGSGNSGAWARAGSDNVQCWGKGGNKPSSALERCKAQYQDCVNVNQWVNPRDKCKYWPGC; from the exons ATGACCTTGTACAGGTCAGCCTTGGCCGCGGCGGCCGTGGCTCTTGTTCCACTCACTCAAGCATGGAACATTGAGCTGCCTCCCTGCATTGAGCCTTTCAAGCCATTCGTTTACTCCGGCTGTTTTCAAGATGGAAATCCCAATGCCCTCATCTTCAGGTCAAGCATTGACCAGAATAACATGACGGTTGAGAAGTGTATTGCTGAATGCAAGG GCAATGGCTTCCGTTATGCTGGTCTCGAATACTATGGTGTTTGTTTCTGTGGTGCCACCGTCAATGGGGCTCAGCTCGACGAGTCCAAGTGCTCATTTCCCTGCAGCGGAAACAAAACTCAGACGTGCGGCGGCGACAACACTCTCTCTGTCTACCAGGATCCCACCTTTCCCACCGAAGACGTCGACGTTGATGATTACAAGCTTCTTGGCTGCTACACTGATGACTCAACCAAGGGCCGTACACTCTCTTACCCCATTGACCTGGAGCCGTCTACTTTCACTACCAAGAAATGTCTTGCTGCTTGTGAGAAGGAAGGCTTCCCCTTTGCTGGCGTGGAGTTTGGCAAGGAGtgttggtgtggtgttgtcctCGCCAACGATACCGCCAAGGTTGATGCGTCCCAGTGCAACATGCCTTGCCAGGGTGATGCTTCTGATACTTGTGGTGGACGGGGTCGTATGAACTTGTGGGTTGCTAAGGATCTTGAGTCTCTTGAGCCTTGTGGTCATAAGCCTAGCACGACTACCACTCCTCTGCCTCCTATTACTACTACCACGAAGAAGCCTTCTGATACAACCACTACCCAGAAGCCTACTACTACAACCACTAAGCCTGATACCACGACCAAGAAGCCTTCTACTACGTCTACCAAGCctgacaccaccaccaagaagcccACCACAACTACTAAGCCTGATACAACTACCAAGAAGCCAACTACAACATCGActtgtgatgatgagactaccaccaccaagaagccaACCACTACTACCAAGCCTGAtaccacaaccaagaagccgactaccaccaccaagccTGATACCACAACCAAGAAACCTACCACAACTACTAAGCCCGACACCACGACCAAGAAGCCGTCTACTACTACCAAGCCGGATACTACCAAGAAGCCCACCACAACTACTAAGCCTGATACAACTACGAAGAAACCAACTACAACCTCGActtgtgatgatgagactaccaccaccaagcgtGGCACTACAACTAAGAAGTCtacttcaacttcaacttgtgatgatgagacgaCTACGACCAGAAGACCTCAtaccaccacaaccagacgcaacaCGTCGACCAAGCCCACAACCACTACCAAGCGAGAcaccacaacaacaagacGGCCTCATACTACTACCACCAAGCGTTTCACCACGACTACTAAGCCAACCACGACCAAAAAGGTTCCTCACACTACTACCAACCTTTGCACGGCCACTGTTACTCTGCCCCCCAAGTGCGAGTGGAAGTGTGGTAACTGGTGCGctcctcctctgccgccCTGGGCAGACAGGAACGGCTGCACCATTGCACAGAAGACTTGCCACAAGCAGATCTCTTCTTGCTTCAAGAACGCCGGATGGCCTGGCTCCGTTGAGTgcttcaagttcaaggcTTGGTGTGCATACATTGACACTTACtgctcatcttcttgcccttccaaCAAGTGTGGTAAATCGGATTGCTGGAACAAGCAccacggcggcggcaagccTCCTGGTAATCCTCCTACTACTACTACCACTGTCTACCCATGCCCAACTACCAGCAAACCAGTTcctaccaccaccaagccCGGTCCTGGATGCCCCAAGCCAACTAACATCTGCACCCAGCCTACCAACCAGAGGTACGGCTATGGTCCTGGAAAGCCCGTTGGCGGCATTCCACTGCCCGTTGTAGACTGCAATGATGTCAAAGAAGAGTTCGATCAGAAGCCCTTCAAGTTCTACACTGATGCCGATACCCGCAAGTGCCCTGGCTTCCCTTGGCCGCAGTGGCCCAACGTGTGTGCGCAGGCTTGTAAGGAACAGTACACCGAGTGTGTCGAGACTTATATCAAGGGCTGTGAGGATGGCAATCTCTATGACCGATCCTGGTcgagctcctcttcctcgtcttcctggTCTGGCTCGTGGTCAGGAAATGGAGGTGCCGCCGCCTGTGCCGTTGCTGGCTCTGGAAACTCCGGAGCCTGGGCTAGAGCCGGTTCCGACAACGTTCAATGCTGGGGTAAGGGCGGCAACAAGCCTAGCTCTGCTCTTGAGCGTTGCAAGGCTCAGTACCAGGACTGTGTGAATGTTAACCAGTGGGTTAACCCCAGGGACAAGTGCAAGTACTGGCCCGGCTGCTAA
- a CDS encoding 3-oxo-5-alpha-steroid 4-dehydrogenase (similar to Metarhizium robertsii ARSEF 23 XP_007822176.1), translating into MEFLKHLPETLSAVPPSTYCQTFFLLATTVVLSLHILPNEARNTLTSYGARRSDTAPPQSNTLSLLRKVTSIGQVPHSFFWHFYLLSTCLSAVWAWQYLAQGAGMGFIAEKQVLFKEPSVELGRVFLAWMMMALQGGRRLYECFWVVKPGRTPMWVVHWALGLSFYAIMSVSVWVEGSGAILESWETPKAAVLLSSRVPSTLAVFFAAWIKQNACHRHLASLKKYTLPSEGMFKYIVCPHYTCECAIYLAISYMAAPPGKTFNMSVLCGLAFVVANLGSTAYGTKQWYADKFGADKVAKKWSMIPGIF; encoded by the exons ATGGAATTCCTCAAACACCTCCCAGAAACACTATCAGCAGTCCCCCCCTCAACATACTGCCAAACATTCTTCCTCCTAGCAACCACAGTCGTCCTATCACTACACATCCTCCCCAATGAAGCACGCAACACACTCACCAGCTACGGCGCGCGGCGGTCCGACACCGCACCACCGCAATCTAATACGCTTTCTCTCCTCCGAAAAGTAACATCGATAGGACAGGTGCCCCATTCGTTCTTCTGGCACTTCTATCTCCTTTCGACGTGCCTATCTGCCGTTTGGGCATGGCAGTATCTTGCGCAGGGGGCGGGGATGGGCTTTATAGCAGAGAAGCAGGTCTTGTTCAAGGAGCCGTCTGTGGAGCTGGGACGCGTGTTTCTggcgtggatgatgatggctctTCAGGGTGGGAGGAGGTTGTATGAGTGTTTTTGGGTGGTGAAGCCTGGGAGGACGCCTATGTGGGTTGTGCATTGGGCTTTGGGGTTGTCGTTTTATGCGATTATGAGTGTCTCTGTGTGGGTGGAGGGATCTG GGGCTATTCTTGAGTCGTGGGAAACTCCCAAGGCAGCTGTGCTATTGTCTTCGCGTGTTCCGTCTACGCTGGCCGTGTTCTTTGCTGCTTGGATCAAGCAGAATGCGTGTCATAGACATCTGGCCAGTTTGAAAAAGTACACGCTGCCGAGTGAGGGCATGTTCAAGTATATTGTCTGCCCACATTATACATGCGAGTGCGCCATATATCTTGCCATTTCGTACATGGCAGCGCCGCCTGGAAAGACGTTCAACATGTCCGTCTTGTGTGGGCTCGCTTTTGTCGTGGCTAATCTCGGCTCTACGGCATACGGTACCAAGCAGTGGTATGCTGATAAGTTTGGTGCAGATAAGGTGGCTAAAAAATGGAGTATGATTCCCGGTATATTCTAG